The following proteins come from a genomic window of Lolium rigidum isolate FL_2022 chromosome 5, APGP_CSIRO_Lrig_0.1, whole genome shotgun sequence:
- the LOC124653035 gene encoding signal peptidase complex subunit 3B-like produces MHSFGHRANAVATFAVTILAAMCFAASFSDSFNSPTPTASVKILNINWFQKEANANDEVSMTLNISADLSSLFTWNTKQVFVFVAAEYETPQNALNQVSLWDGIIPSKEHAKFLIHTTNKYRFIDQGSNLKGKDFNLTMHWHIMPKTGKMFADKIVMTGYRLPEQYR; encoded by the exons ATGCATTCGTTCGGTCACCGCGCGAACGCCGTGGCGACGTTCGCGGTGACGATACTGGCGGCCATGTGCTTCGCCGCCTCCTTCTCCGACAGCTTCAACTCCCCCACCCCCACCGCCTCCGTCAAG ATCCTGAACATCAACTGGTTCCAGAAAGAGGCCAACGCCAACGACGAG GTTAGCATGACGCTCAACATCTCGGCCGACCTCTCGTCTCTCTTCACGTggaacacaaaacag GTTTTTGTTTTTGTGGCAGCTGAATACGAGACTCCACAAAATGCGTTGAATCAA GTTTCCCTTTGGGATGGAATTATACCTTCAAAGGAGCATGCCAAGTTCTTGATCCATACCACAAACAAGTACAGATTTATTGACCAG GGAAGCAACTTGAAAGGCAAGGACTTCAACCTGACAATGCACTGGCACATCATGCCAAAGACGGGCAAGATGTTTGCCGACAAGATCGTCATGACAGGGTACCGTCTGCCTGAGCAGTACAGATAG
- the LOC124653274 gene encoding protein PHOX1-like — translation MGKPSLKKKRGGGAGHKSSADAKPSTLDRSGSKVLDGDETIFAEMARELREEGNKLFQRRDYDRALLTYEKSLKLLPSPATGPAAAADVAGLRSNLAACYMQMSPPDHYRAVNECNLALDAAPRYGKALLKRARCFEALGRLDLAARDVERVLAAEPGNLTAVDLGERVRRAMVEKGFVVDEMAVLQTPEEVVAAAPKPRKKKGRKAAAKAAAAAVEEEGNPTAAEPPPAAPEEEEPPRQVKLVFGEDIRWAQVPASCGMAQLRESVRGKFPGLKAVLVKYRDREGDLVTITNQDELKWAEELVDPGSSLRLYVTEADPEHEPYLEDGGTGSLVNNTSDNGSIRSNNRQDEDRSTVTCIDDWIVQFARLFKNHVGVSSDEYLDLHEVSMKLYTEAIEDTITSDEAQEVFQLAEGNFQEMAALAFFQWGNVHMSRARKRLLLPEDSTKELVLEKVKEAYEWAKEEYSKAGKTYEEAVRAKPDFFEGFLALAHQQFEQAKLSWYYAVGSNADLDTWPSSEVLELFNRAEDNMEKGTEMWEEIEEQRLKNRSKPSQENAVLEKMGMEEYIKDVSTDDAAERASNMRSQINILWGMLLYERSVVEFKLGLPMWEDCLMAAIEKFKLGGASATNIAVLVKNHCANETAQDGLGFNVDEIVQAWNEMYDIKRWLRGVPSFRLEPLFRRRVPQLHTALEHI, via the exons ATGGGCAAGCCGTCGCTGAAGAAGAAGCGGGGCGGCGGGGCGGGCCACAAATCCTCCGCCGACGCCAAACCCTCCACCCTGGACCGCTCGGGCTCCAAGGTGCTGGACGGCGACGAGACCATCTTCGCGGAGATGGCGCGGGAGCTGAGGGAGGAGGGGAACAAGCTGTTCCAGCGCCGGGACTACGACCGCGCCCTGCTCACCTACGAGAAGTCCCTCAAGCTGCTCCCCTCCCCCGCcaccggccccgccgccgccgccgacgtggcGGGCCTGCGCAGCAACCTGGCGGCGTGCTACATGCAGATGAGCCCGCCCGACCACTACCGCGCCGTCAACGAGTGCAACCTCGCGCTGGACGCCGCGCCGCGCTACGGCAAGGCGCTGCTCAAGCGGGCGCGCTGCTTCGAGGCGCTGGGGCGGCTGGATTTGGCGGCGCGGGATGTGGAGAGGGTGCTGGCGGCGGAGCCTGGGAATTTGACGGCGGTGGATTTGGGGGAGAGGGTTAGGAGGGCTATGGTGGAGAAGGGGTTTGTGGTGGATGAGATGGCGGTGTTGCAGACGCctgaggaggtggtggcggctgCCCCGAAGCCGCGCAAGAAGAAGGGACGGAAGGCTGCCGCCAAagctgcggcggcggccgtggaggaggagggaaacCCAACAGCTGCGGAGCCCCCGCCGGCTGcgcccgaggaggaggagccgccgcggcaGGTGAAGCTGGTGTTCGGCGAGGACATCCGGTGGGCGCAGGTGCCGGCCAGCTGCGGCATGGCGCAGCTGCGCGAGTCCGTCCGCGGCAAGTTCCCCGGCCTCAAGGCGGTGCTCGTCAAGTACAGGGACAGGGAGGGCGACCTGGTCACCATCACCAACCAGGACGAGCTCAAGTGGGCCGAGGAGCTGGTCGACCCGGGGAGCTCCCTCCGGCTCTACGTCACCGAGGCCGACCCCGAGCACGAGCCCTACCTCGAGGACGGCGGCACCGGCTCGCTCGTCAACAACACCTCGGACAATGGGAGCATCAGGAGCAACAACAGGCAGGATGAGGACAGGAGCACGGTGACTTGCATCGATGACTGGATCGTGCAGTTTGCTCGCCTTTTCAAGAACCATGTCGGGGTCAGCTCCGACGAGTACCTGGACCTCCATGAGGTCAGCATGAAGCTGTATACGGAGGCCATTGAGGACACGATTACTAGCGACGAGGCCCAGGAGGTGTTTCAGCTTGCCGAGGGGAACTTTCAGGAGATGGCGGCGCTCGCGTTCTTCCAGTGGGGTAATGTTCACATGTCTCGGGCTAGGAAGAGGCTGCTCTTGCCGGAAGACTCTACCAAGGAATTGGTGCTTGAGAAAGTGAAGGAAGCCTACGAGTGGGCAAAGGAGGAGTACAGTAAGGCCGGGAAGACATACGAGGAAGCTGTAAGGGCCAAGCCGGACTTCTTTGAAGGTTTCCTCGCACTTGCACACCAGCAGTTTGAGCAAGCAAAGCTGTCATGGTACTACGCTGTCGGGAGCAACGCGGATCTGGACACATGGCCTTCCTCTGAAGTCCTGGAGCTCTTCAATAGAGCCGAGGATAACATGGAGAAGGGTACGGAAATGTGGGAGGAGATAGAAGAACAGCGCCTGAAGAACCGATCTAAACCAAGCCAGGAAAATGCTGTGCTGGAGAAGATGGGCATGGAGGAGTATATCAAAGATGTATCCACGGATGACGCGGCTGAACGGGCTTCCAACATGAGGTCTCAGATTAATATTCTCTGGGGTATGCTACTTTATGAGCGCTCAGTTGTGGAGTTCAAATTAGGACTTCCAATGTGGGAGGACTGTCTGATGGCAGCGATTGAGAAGTTTAAACTTGGAGGAGCTTCAGCTACAAACATTGCTGTGTTGGTGAAAAACCACTGTGCAAATGAAACTGCCCAAGATG GTTTGGGCTTCAATGTTGATGAAATCGTGCAAGCCTGGAATGAGATGTATGACATTAAACGGTGGCTACGTGGTGTTCCATCCTTCCGTCTTGAGCCATTGTTTAGGCGGAGAGTTCCGCAACTGCATACTGCACTGGAGCATATATAG